A genomic region of Deinococcus sp. KSM4-11 contains the following coding sequences:
- a CDS encoding MgtC/SapB family protein: MNEVWPSILSELRLLTGLLVAAGLSSLIGWEREAHRSGAGLRTHMLVGISAALFVVLAEELIVQYASPATGVRFDLVGVLAAVVSGVSFLGAGTIFSSGKGERARGLTTAASLLATAGVGVACGLHLYVFATGATLLFLFVLRPLQWLTERPTPDSGTPGKE; this comes from the coding sequence GTGAACGAGGTCTGGCCGTCCATTCTGTCCGAGCTGCGGCTCCTGACGGGCCTGCTGGTTGCGGCCGGGCTCAGCAGTCTGATCGGCTGGGAACGCGAGGCGCACCGCTCGGGCGCGGGGCTGCGGACGCACATGCTGGTGGGCATCAGCGCGGCATTGTTCGTGGTACTGGCCGAAGAACTGATCGTGCAGTACGCCTCACCGGCCACCGGGGTGCGCTTCGATCTGGTGGGCGTGCTAGCGGCGGTGGTGAGTGGCGTGAGCTTCCTGGGAGCGGGCACGATCTTCTCGTCGGGCAAGGGAGAGCGGGCGAGGGGCCTGACCACGGCCGCCAGTCTGCTGGCGACGGCCGGGGTCGGCGTGGCGTGTGGCCTGCACCTGTATGTGTTCGCCACGGGCGCGACGCTGCTCTTTCTGTTCGTGCTGCGGCCCCTGCAATGGTTGACGGAGCGGCCCACCCCAGATTCGGGGACACCGGGCAAAGAGTAA
- a CDS encoding 16S rRNA (uracil(1498)-N(3))-methyltransferase, whose amino-acid sequence MKRRLTGPSDGHRVLVPALESVMRLGPGEVRHLHVLRVRVGETVRVFDGRGQEAQATVTALDDLHAELQLGDVLDGVAETPFPLTLAVALLKGDKLVDVVRAATELGVARVQLLVTARADAREIGTQKLQRLERVAQEAAKQSRRTVIPAVLEPIALGELRWQGELYVAQPGSVTRLADALDWSSPVTILTGPEGGLTAQEVDSLTSRGATPVTLGPRILRAETAPVALLGAIAALGR is encoded by the coding sequence GTGAAGCGGAGGCTCACCGGCCCCTCGGACGGGCACCGGGTGCTGGTGCCGGCGCTGGAGTCGGTCATGCGGCTCGGGCCGGGTGAAGTGCGGCACTTGCACGTCCTGCGGGTCCGGGTAGGCGAGACCGTGCGCGTGTTCGACGGCCGGGGCCAAGAAGCGCAGGCGACCGTGACCGCGCTGGACGACCTGCACGCCGAACTGCAGCTCGGGGACGTGCTTGACGGCGTCGCCGAGACGCCGTTCCCGCTGACCCTCGCGGTCGCGCTGCTCAAGGGGGACAAGCTGGTGGATGTCGTCCGGGCGGCCACAGAACTGGGGGTGGCCCGCGTGCAGCTGCTGGTGACGGCGCGGGCCGACGCGCGGGAGATCGGCACTCAGAAACTCCAGCGGCTGGAGCGGGTCGCGCAGGAGGCGGCCAAACAGTCCCGCCGCACCGTGATTCCGGCCGTCCTGGAGCCGATCGCGCTCGGGGAGCTGCGCTGGCAGGGCGAGCTGTATGTCGCGCAGCCGGGCTCGGTGACCCGCCTGGCGGACGCCCTGGACTGGTCGTCGCCGGTCACGATCCTGACCGGCCCGGAAGGGGGTCTGACCGCACAGGAAGTCGACTCGCTGACAAGTCGTGGCGCCACGCCGGTCACCCTGGGGCCACGGATCCTGCGGGCCGAGACGGCGCCGGTGGCCCTGCTCGGAGCGATTGCGGCTCTGGGCCGGTAG
- a CDS encoding S8 family serine peptidase has translation MKHTRSLLAATLALTLAACSQQTAVSPAASAPAVSDSTAAYLVGFKQTSLGTQSLSEQAAVQALAIAAAGGVVTSQWADISAAAVRLTPAALAKLRSNPLVEYVEQEAVHHALGSRHLSTDAEATAKPGTGTPITTQAVYTPNGEYTWGDNALRVPALRTAGYTGAATTKVAVCITDTGIDGTHPEFQHKLKGFKNFVTTEANRNDPYALNDVSHHGTHVSGTVFAQYGSGTGAAGLQPGEDANGVGGVASGTDLYMARVLGDAGSGSSAGIINGVNWCVAQLKSQGGAEDKVVISMSLGGGSKTTTEQRAYTAAYNKGALIVAATGNDGAAVSYPAAYTNVVGVAAVDNTLAKASFSNFGTQVDLSGPGVGVLSSVPLGAGAAASANGGGVTFTGVTGADKSSKTTFTGTIVKAGDGTGTAGNNEFCGTSTRNAALAGTIALISRGTCTFEEKVANASASGAKAVMIYNNAAGPLGMSLTNTYTIPVVGLQQTDGQSLLTKLPTTGTVSVTTADYEYFDGTSMATPHVSAAAAVVWAAKPTLTNTQLLNLLTSTAKDLGTTGKDNNFGYGLVDPYKAITGN, from the coding sequence ATGAAGCACACGCGCTCCCTGCTCGCCGCCACCCTCGCCCTGACCCTCGCCGCGTGCAGCCAGCAGACGGCCGTGTCGCCCGCCGCCAGTGCACCCGCCGTCTCCGACAGCACGGCGGCCTACCTGGTGGGCTTCAAGCAGACCAGCCTGGGCACCCAGAGCCTCAGCGAGCAGGCGGCCGTGCAGGCACTGGCCATCGCCGCGGCAGGTGGCGTCGTCACCAGCCAGTGGGCCGACATCAGCGCCGCCGCAGTAAGGCTCACGCCCGCTGCGCTGGCCAAGCTCCGGTCGAACCCCCTCGTCGAGTATGTGGAACAGGAGGCCGTGCATCATGCCCTGGGCAGCCGGCACCTGTCCACGGACGCTGAGGCCACCGCCAAACCGGGCACCGGCACGCCCATCACCACCCAGGCGGTCTACACGCCCAACGGGGAGTACACCTGGGGCGACAACGCCCTGCGGGTGCCGGCCCTCCGCACGGCCGGGTACACTGGCGCGGCCACCACGAAGGTCGCCGTGTGCATCACGGACACGGGCATCGACGGCACCCACCCGGAGTTCCAGCACAAGCTCAAGGGCTTCAAGAACTTCGTGACCACCGAGGCCAACCGGAACGACCCCTACGCCCTGAACGACGTCTCGCACCACGGCACGCACGTGTCCGGCACGGTCTTCGCGCAGTATGGTTCAGGCACTGGAGCGGCCGGTCTGCAACCCGGCGAAGATGCGAACGGTGTGGGCGGCGTGGCCTCGGGCACCGACCTGTACATGGCGCGCGTGCTGGGCGACGCGGGCTCGGGCAGCAGCGCCGGGATCATCAACGGCGTGAACTGGTGCGTGGCCCAGCTGAAATCACAGGGCGGCGCCGAAGACAAGGTCGTCATTTCCATGAGCCTGGGCGGCGGCAGCAAGACCACAACCGAACAGCGCGCCTACACCGCCGCGTACAACAAGGGCGCCCTGATCGTGGCGGCCACCGGGAACGACGGCGCCGCCGTCTCGTACCCGGCCGCCTACACCAACGTGGTCGGTGTGGCCGCCGTGGACAACACCCTGGCGAAGGCGAGCTTCAGCAACTTCGGCACGCAGGTTGACCTGTCTGGCCCCGGCGTGGGCGTGCTCAGCAGCGTGCCCTTGGGTGCGGGGGCGGCCGCTTCGGCCAATGGGGGCGGTGTGACCTTCACGGGCGTGACCGGCGCCGACAAGTCCAGCAAGACCACCTTCACCGGCACCATCGTCAAGGCTGGCGACGGCACGGGCACCGCCGGGAACAACGAATTCTGCGGCACCAGCACCCGCAACGCGGCCCTGGCCGGTACCATCGCCCTGATTTCGCGCGGCACCTGCACCTTCGAGGAGAAGGTCGCCAATGCCAGCGCCAGTGGCGCTAAGGCCGTGATGATCTACAACAACGCGGCCGGCCCCCTGGGCATGAGCCTCACGAATACGTATACCATCCCAGTCGTAGGCCTCCAGCAGACCGACGGCCAGTCCCTGCTGACCAAACTGCCGACCACCGGCACGGTCTCGGTTACCACCGCCGACTACGAGTACTTCGACGGCACCAGCATGGCCACCCCGCACGTTTCGGCCGCCGCCGCCGTGGTCTGGGCCGCCAAGCCCACCCTGACGAACACCCAGCTCCTGAACCTGCTGACCAGCACCGCCAAGGACCTCGGCACGACCGGCAAGGACAATAACTTCGGCTACGGCCTGGTCGATCCCTACAAGGCCATCACCGGCAACTGA
- the pruA gene encoding L-glutamate gamma-semialdehyde dehydrogenase translates to MLKIQDYRPQAFIDFTKDENVKAYQAALHKVRDELVGKHYPLIIDGERVDTAEKLTSLNPCDTSEVVGTTAKATIDDAERALQGAWTAFESWKKWDVDARARILLKASAILQRRRLEACALMSIEVGKNYAEADVEVAEAIDFLEYYARSAMKYAGFGSSETTWYEGEENGLMSLPLGVGVSISPWNFPCAIFVGMLAAPIVAGNCVIAKPAEDSGLIAGFVVDILLEAGMPAGVLQFLPGVGKEVGEYLTTHAKTRFITFTGSRAVGLHINEVAAKTQPGQKWIKKVILELGGKDGLIVDETADLDVAVTAAVQGAFGFNGQKCSAMSRLIVVDAVYDEVVNGFVERAKALKVGTGEENANVTAVVNQMSFDKIKGYLELAPTEGTVLTGGEATGEANGRKGYYVQPTIVGDVKRDARLAQEEIFGPVVSVIRARDWQDALDIANSTEYGLTGGVCSRDRARLEQARNEFEAGNLYFNRKITGAIVGVQPFGGYNMSGTDSKAGGPDYLANFMQLKTVTERW, encoded by the coding sequence ATGCTGAAAATCCAGGACTACCGCCCGCAGGCCTTCATCGACTTCACCAAGGACGAGAACGTCAAGGCCTACCAGGCCGCCCTCCACAAGGTTCGTGACGAGCTGGTCGGCAAGCACTACCCGCTGATCATCGACGGCGAACGGGTGGACACCGCCGAGAAGCTGACCTCGTTGAACCCCTGCGACACCTCGGAGGTGGTGGGTACGACGGCGAAGGCGACGATCGACGATGCCGAGCGGGCCTTGCAGGGCGCGTGGACGGCATTCGAGTCGTGGAAGAAGTGGGACGTGGACGCCCGCGCCCGCATTCTGCTGAAGGCGTCCGCGATCCTCCAGCGCCGTCGGCTGGAGGCGTGCGCGCTGATGAGCATCGAGGTCGGCAAGAACTACGCTGAGGCTGACGTGGAGGTGGCCGAGGCCATCGACTTCCTGGAGTACTACGCCCGCAGCGCCATGAAGTACGCGGGCTTCGGCTCGTCCGAGACGACGTGGTACGAGGGTGAGGAGAATGGCCTGATGTCGCTGCCGCTGGGCGTGGGCGTGAGCATCTCGCCGTGGAACTTTCCGTGCGCGATCTTCGTCGGGATGCTGGCCGCGCCCATCGTGGCCGGGAACTGCGTGATCGCCAAGCCCGCCGAGGACAGCGGCCTGATCGCCGGTTTCGTGGTGGATATCCTGCTGGAGGCGGGCATGCCCGCGGGGGTGCTCCAGTTCCTGCCGGGCGTCGGCAAGGAAGTCGGGGAGTACCTGACGACGCACGCGAAGACCCGCTTTATTACCTTCACGGGCAGTCGCGCGGTGGGCCTGCACATCAATGAGGTCGCCGCCAAGACGCAGCCGGGCCAGAAGTGGATCAAGAAGGTCATTCTGGAACTGGGCGGCAAGGACGGCCTGATCGTGGACGAGACCGCCGATCTGGACGTGGCCGTGACGGCGGCGGTACAGGGAGCGTTTGGCTTCAACGGTCAGAAGTGCTCGGCCATGAGCCGCCTGATCGTGGTGGACGCCGTGTACGACGAGGTGGTGAACGGGTTCGTGGAGCGGGCGAAGGCGCTGAAGGTCGGGACGGGCGAGGAGAACGCCAACGTCACGGCGGTCGTGAACCAGATGAGCTTCGACAAGATCAAGGGCTATCTGGAGCTCGCGCCGACCGAGGGCACCGTGCTGACGGGTGGGGAAGCCACCGGCGAGGCCAACGGCAGGAAGGGGTATTACGTGCAGCCCACCATCGTGGGCGACGTGAAGCGTGACGCGCGGCTGGCGCAGGAGGAAATCTTCGGGCCGGTCGTGTCGGTGATCCGCGCGCGGGACTGGCAGGACGCCCTGGACATCGCCAACAGCACTGAGTACGGCCTGACGGGCGGGGTGTGCAGCCGCGACCGCGCCCGGCTGGAGCAGGCCCGGAACGAGTTCGAGGCCGGCAACCTGTACTTCAACCGCAAGATCACGGGGGCCATCGTGGGTGTGCAGCCGTTCGGCGGATACAACATGAGCGGCACGGACAGCAAGGCGGGCGGCCCGGATTACCTCGCGAACTTCATGCAGCTCAAGACGGTGACCGAACGCTGGTAG
- a CDS encoding proline dehydrogenase family protein, whose amino-acid sequence MIDQMYRKTVLTVAGQKAIEKIVRARGWSVAQRFVAGESIQTALDAVRELDRDGILSNLDLLGEFIDSPEKCTEFADNVLNLMDAAHAQGIKPYVSVKLSSVGQGKTVNGEDLGLTNARRIVGRAKEYGGFVCLDMEDHPRVDITLAQLRTLIGEFGCEHVGSVLQSYLYRSEADRAALNDLHPNLRIVKGAYLEPETVAMPVKADVDASYRKLVYAHMKAGNYVNVATHDESIIRDVQHFVLANGISKDAFEFQMLYGIRRDLQKNLAAAGYRVRAYIPYGRDWYAYFSRRIAERPANVMFVLRGMLKG is encoded by the coding sequence ATGATCGACCAGATGTACCGCAAGACCGTCCTAACCGTCGCCGGGCAGAAAGCCATCGAGAAGATCGTCCGTGCACGCGGCTGGAGCGTCGCCCAGCGCTTCGTGGCCGGCGAGAGCATCCAGACCGCCCTAGATGCCGTGCGGGAGCTCGACAGAGACGGCATTCTCAGCAACCTCGACCTGCTCGGCGAATTCATCGACTCGCCCGAGAAATGCACCGAGTTCGCCGACAATGTCCTGAACCTCATGGACGCCGCGCACGCCCAGGGCATCAAGCCATACGTCAGCGTGAAACTGAGCAGCGTCGGGCAGGGCAAGACCGTGAACGGCGAGGATCTGGGGCTCACCAATGCCCGCCGGATCGTCGGCCGGGCCAAGGAATACGGCGGGTTCGTGTGCCTGGACATGGAAGACCACCCGCGCGTGGACATCACCCTGGCGCAACTCCGTACCCTGATCGGCGAGTTCGGCTGCGAACACGTCGGCAGCGTCCTCCAGTCGTACCTGTACCGCAGTGAGGCCGACCGCGCGGCCCTGAACGACCTGCATCCCAACCTGCGGATCGTGAAGGGCGCGTACCTGGAACCCGAGACGGTCGCCATGCCCGTCAAGGCCGACGTGGACGCCAGCTACCGCAAGCTCGTGTACGCCCACATGAAGGCCGGCAATTACGTGAACGTCGCCACGCACGACGAGAGCATCATCCGTGACGTGCAGCATTTCGTGCTCGCCAACGGCATTTCCAAGGACGCCTTCGAGTTCCAGATGCTCTACGGCATCCGCCGCGATCTCCAGAAGAACCTCGCTGCCGCCGGCTACCGCGTCCGCGCGTACATCCCCTACGGCCGCGACTGGTACGCGTACTTCTCGCGCCGGATCGCCGAGCGCCCCGCAAACGTCATGTTCGTGCTGCGCGGGATGTTGAAGGGTTGA
- a CDS encoding NAD(P)/FAD-dependent oxidoreductase yields the protein MIGGGLAGLALAALLAQRGHSVTVYDRDRAGGKLRRESVGGLTFDTGPSLFTFPDVWRAYLARLGERDPLDLRPIPGGLGMHHTPFGSVALPVPEGHALFHQWQRYLRAVAPLRPHVTALLTTPPDLGDPTFRRASWALLRVIGPHLTAASWLRDQNLAPALEHALATHALNAGLAPQEAPALYALIPGLLNAEVFAPALGMGTLLDALQDMNGRRGVAVREAAEIVRLRDTTVTLACGEATRHDVVVSAIDPVRLAALRNRSLGSPVARRTVSGLALYVALTRPLPLPATSIVAPDDFTTFREAMRAGALPPTTLALVHHAFPRLAVLLSTPATGRSLAPDHPWVQTQLHRLERMLDTPGLRSTGVDTVGLSPDHYAAGGHPGGAIYGLGLPPWRAGPFHPQPYRVARNMWQVGTGVHPGGGIPAILGGALMVDTLMAR from the coding sequence GTGATTGGGGGCGGCCTGGCGGGGCTGGCGCTGGCGGCCCTGCTGGCGCAACGCGGGCATAGTGTCACCGTGTACGATCGCGACCGCGCCGGCGGCAAGCTGCGCCGGGAATCTGTGGGCGGCCTGACCTTCGATACCGGCCCCAGCCTTTTCACCTTCCCGGACGTATGGCGCGCGTATCTGGCCCGCCTGGGTGAACGCGACCCGCTCGATCTGCGCCCGATTCCCGGCGGTTTGGGCATGCACCACACTCCCTTCGGTTCCGTGGCCCTGCCCGTTCCGGAAGGTCACGCCCTGTTCCACCAGTGGCAGCGGTACCTGAGGGCTGTGGCGCCCCTCAGACCCCACGTGACGGCCCTCCTGACGACTCCTCCCGATCTGGGCGATCCGACCTTTCGGCGGGCGTCATGGGCGCTGTTGCGGGTCATCGGGCCCCATCTGACGGCCGCCTCGTGGCTGCGTGACCAGAACCTGGCCCCTGCCCTTGAACATGCGCTGGCGACCCATGCCCTGAACGCGGGGCTCGCTCCCCAGGAGGCTCCGGCACTGTACGCCCTGATTCCTGGGCTGCTGAATGCCGAGGTCTTCGCTCCCGCCTTGGGGATGGGAACGCTGCTCGATGCCCTCCAGGACATGAACGGGCGGCGTGGCGTGGCCGTCCGCGAGGCCGCCGAGATCGTCCGCCTTCGGGACACCACGGTTACGCTGGCGTGTGGGGAGGCCACCAGGCATGACGTGGTGGTCAGCGCCATCGATCCGGTTCGACTCGCGGCCCTGCGGAACCGGTCGCTGGGCAGTCCGGTGGCCCGCCGAACCGTGAGCGGACTGGCGCTATACGTGGCACTGACCCGGCCGCTGCCGTTGCCCGCGACCAGCATCGTGGCTCCCGACGACTTCACAACCTTCCGGGAGGCGATGCGTGCCGGAGCCCTGCCGCCGACCACCCTGGCCCTGGTCCACCACGCCTTTCCACGACTGGCCGTACTGCTGAGCACCCCGGCCACGGGCCGATCCCTCGCGCCGGATCACCCGTGGGTACAGACCCAGCTCCACCGTCTGGAACGAATGCTCGACACACCCGGTCTGCGGTCGACTGGAGTGGACACAGTTGGTCTCTCGCCCGACCACTACGCAGCGGGGGGCCATCCCGGTGGAGCGATCTACGGCCTGGGCCTGCCGCCCTGGCGGGCCGGGCCGTTCCACCCGCAGCCCTACCGCGTGGCCCGCAACATGTGGCAGGTGGGCACAGGTGTCCATCCGGGCGGCGGGATCCCCGCCATTCTGGGCGGCGCGCTGATGGTGGACACGTTGATGGCCCGATGA
- a CDS encoding B12-binding domain-containing protein: protein MDVAALPPHTAMYTASEVESQTGVPATTLRQWERRYGFPRPVRNSSGYRLYSPQDVVEIGRMQAHLMQGVAASRAAELTLVGLDPLPSGSRVATDAGTLAADLTTALLASDPARAQAILGEAHTQLSQEDVLAHVITPTLVEIGERWEKGEITVSHEHQASAFLRARLGAMMNTTDVPGTAGPLVVAACAPGEQHELGLMMLTLVLGRRGVRVAYVGANTPLGDLAVYARHRGAAAIVLALQGEWALPGMRAQRHDLDDLNLPLFLGGALINQRPDLAVELRGIHSGPDLGAAATLIASRLRSPGAATGRQEEL, encoded by the coding sequence ATGGACGTCGCCGCGCTCCCACCGCACACCGCCATGTACACGGCCTCCGAAGTCGAGTCGCAGACCGGCGTGCCGGCCACCACCCTGCGGCAGTGGGAACGGCGCTACGGCTTTCCGCGTCCGGTACGCAACAGCAGCGGCTACCGCCTGTATTCGCCGCAGGACGTGGTCGAGATCGGACGGATGCAGGCCCACCTGATGCAGGGCGTCGCGGCCAGCCGCGCGGCGGAACTGACCCTGGTGGGTCTCGATCCCCTGCCGTCGGGCTCCCGGGTCGCGACAGACGCCGGGACGTTGGCCGCTGACCTGACGACCGCGCTGCTGGCCTCGGATCCTGCCCGGGCTCAGGCCATTCTGGGAGAAGCCCACACACAGTTGTCGCAGGAGGACGTACTGGCGCATGTGATCACTCCCACGCTGGTCGAGATCGGTGAGCGCTGGGAGAAGGGCGAGATCACCGTGTCGCACGAACATCAGGCCAGCGCCTTCCTGCGGGCCCGGCTGGGCGCCATGATGAACACCACGGATGTGCCCGGCACCGCTGGGCCGCTGGTCGTGGCCGCGTGCGCGCCGGGCGAGCAGCATGAGCTGGGCCTGATGATGCTGACACTCGTCCTGGGCCGCCGGGGCGTGCGTGTCGCTTACGTGGGTGCGAACACCCCGTTGGGCGACCTGGCCGTGTATGCCCGGCACCGTGGCGCGGCGGCCATCGTGCTGGCCCTCCAGGGCGAGTGGGCCTTGCCGGGCATGCGGGCGCAGCGCCACGATCTGGACGACCTGAACCTGCCCCTGTTCCTGGGTGGGGCGCTGATCAACCAGCGGCCGGACTTGGCCGTCGAGTTGCGGGGCATCCATTCCGGGCCGGATCTCGGTGCGGCGGCCACGCTGATCGCCAGCCGGTTGAGATCGCCCGGCGCGGCCACAGGCCGTCAGGAGGAACTATGA
- a CDS encoding UbiA family prenyltransferase, with product MRSRTQTLPATLPLRRLLTVSRPALWINTIGTLVTGVWLTGRLYTLEIDVLLLLAYLTLPFNLLIYGLNDLWDREEDARSSRKGGWQGARLADREAAPLLRATLAWNLPPLLVLAIVLPPRATLVLAVAAALFAAYSLPPLRLKARPVLDGLSNVAYALPLALPALVLGTSVPWLPLLALMAYSVGKHAFDAVQDIPADRHVGTTTIATALGVRGSAWYALGWFTVAAALLVPISGLTALALALACGGMAIALLSRPTPEQAARLYPLSIVTPWIVGTVAGVQLVYLLARGLWHGP from the coding sequence ATGCGATCCCGCACCCAGACCCTTCCCGCGACCCTGCCCCTGCGACGCCTGTTGACGGTGTCGCGGCCCGCGTTGTGGATCAATACCATCGGCACCCTCGTCACGGGCGTATGGCTTACGGGCCGGTTGTACACCCTCGAGATCGACGTCTTACTGCTGCTGGCCTACCTGACGCTGCCCTTCAATCTGCTCATCTACGGCTTGAACGACCTGTGGGATCGTGAGGAAGACGCCCGCAGTTCCCGCAAGGGCGGCTGGCAGGGAGCGCGACTGGCCGACCGGGAAGCGGCCCCTTTGCTGCGGGCGACGCTGGCGTGGAACCTGCCGCCCCTGCTGGTGCTGGCCATCGTCCTCCCGCCGCGCGCGACGCTGGTCCTGGCCGTGGCGGCGGCGCTGTTCGCGGCGTACAGCCTGCCGCCCCTGCGCCTGAAAGCGCGCCCGGTTCTGGACGGGCTGAGCAATGTCGCCTACGCCCTGCCGCTGGCCCTCCCGGCCCTGGTGCTGGGTACGTCCGTGCCGTGGCTGCCGCTGCTCGCCCTGATGGCCTACTCGGTGGGAAAGCACGCCTTTGACGCCGTGCAGGACATCCCAGCCGACCGTCACGTGGGCACCACGACCATCGCCACCGCGCTCGGCGTGCGGGGGTCGGCGTGGTACGCGCTGGGCTGGTTCACGGTGGCGGCGGCCCTCCTTGTCCCAATTTCAGGTCTCACGGCGCTGGCGCTGGCCCTGGCCTGTGGTGGCATGGCCATCGCCCTCCTGTCCCGCCCTACGCCGGAGCAGGCGGCCCGCCTGTACCCGCTGAGCATCGTGACGCCATGGATCGTGGGCACCGTTGCAGGCGTGCAACTCGTGTACCTGCTGGCCCGTGGTCTGTGGCACGGCCCCTGA
- a CDS encoding GntR family transcriptional regulator, with amino-acid sequence MTSFERPTLVRDGVYEHLRRALLDGDIAPGERLGEVELGQQLGVSRTPIREALMRLTQDGLLTTEANKGVRVRTVSAAEARDAYVVREELDGLAAALAASGHTAADAVTLRAALATLNAARGSDYREQTRLDLAYHRAVTEAAHNTVLGILARDLEQRVALIKHQTRTYNAHPDTAAQHATLLQTILDRDADAAREAARTHVRTFATLVLHDLGATQ; translated from the coding sequence ATGACCTCGTTTGAGCGTCCCACCCTGGTTCGCGACGGCGTGTACGAGCACCTGCGCCGCGCCCTGCTGGACGGCGACATCGCCCCCGGCGAGCGGCTCGGCGAGGTGGAACTGGGACAACAACTCGGCGTGTCGCGCACCCCCATCCGCGAAGCCCTGATGCGCCTCACCCAGGACGGCCTGCTGACCACCGAAGCTAACAAGGGCGTGCGCGTTCGCACCGTGAGCGCCGCCGAGGCCCGCGACGCCTACGTGGTGCGCGAGGAACTCGATGGACTGGCCGCCGCCCTGGCCGCCTCGGGTCACACCGCCGCCGACGCCGTCACCCTGCGCGCCGCCCTGGCCACCCTGAACGCCGCGCGGGGCAGCGACTACCGCGAACAGACCCGCCTCGACCTCGCCTACCACCGCGCTGTCACGGAAGCGGCCCACAACACGGTGCTGGGCATCCTGGCCCGCGACCTCGAACAACGCGTGGCCCTGATCAAACACCAGACCCGCACGTACAACGCCCACCCGGACACGGCCGCGCAGCACGCCACGCTCCTCCAGACCATCCTCGACCGGGACGCGGACGCCGCCCGCGAGGCCGCACGCACGCACGTCCGCACCTTCGCCACCCTCGTCCTGCACGACCTAGGAGCCACCCAATGA
- the recO gene encoding DNA repair protein RecO gives MRSRTANRSGIVIRRRVTPAGDIIVTLLTPQGKLKAVARGGVRGPLASQLNLFHHVGVQVYQGPHNDLASVKQAVLEGALPRLAEPERYAFAHLLAEFADALFQEGEFSDQAFELFAGALRGLSHQPDPEWVALVLSHKLLALAGFVQNIGHCARCRAPEPSHPDPLGGQLLCSACSSLPAYPPEALAFLRSVVRQTVRVSMDAPVPLPQRPALWRALERYVTVHVGNVQSWRQLLPTTLPVIDRPA, from the coding sequence GTGAGGTCACGAACTGCCAACCGGAGCGGCATCGTCATCCGGCGGCGGGTGACGCCAGCCGGCGACATCATCGTGACGCTCCTGACTCCGCAGGGCAAACTGAAGGCCGTGGCGCGCGGCGGGGTGCGCGGTCCGCTGGCCAGCCAGCTGAACCTGTTCCACCACGTGGGCGTGCAGGTGTACCAGGGGCCGCACAACGACCTGGCCAGCGTGAAACAGGCTGTGCTGGAAGGAGCGTTGCCGAGACTGGCCGAGCCGGAACGCTACGCCTTCGCGCACCTGCTCGCCGAGTTCGCCGACGCCCTGTTCCAGGAGGGTGAGTTCAGCGATCAGGCCTTCGAGCTGTTCGCCGGGGCGCTGCGGGGTCTGTCCCACCAGCCCGATCCGGAATGGGTGGCCCTGGTGCTCAGCCACAAGCTGCTGGCCCTGGCGGGCTTCGTGCAGAATATCGGCCACTGCGCCCGCTGCCGCGCGCCCGAGCCGTCACATCCCGATCCGCTGGGCGGGCAACTGCTGTGCTCGGCGTGCTCCAGCCTCCCCGCGTACCCGCCCGAGGCCCTGGCCTTCCTGCGGAGCGTGGTGCGTCAGACCGTGCGGGTCAGCATGGACGCCCCCGTGCCACTGCCCCAACGCCCGGCGCTGTGGCGCGCGCTGGAGCGGTACGTCACCGTGCATGTGGGCAATGTGCAGTCGTGGCGGCAACTGCTGCCCACCACCCTGCCGGTGATCGACCGACCTGCCTGA